A region from the Mercenaria mercenaria strain notata chromosome 7, MADL_Memer_1, whole genome shotgun sequence genome encodes:
- the LOC123555111 gene encoding uncharacterized protein LOC123555111: MDLRSTLEKDSIELNQKNLFSDSKNVIHEHPKIDNIQWSIANEHLRASGNTEHYTTIKDTLNEDIRPRDSTEIGDRTLDISQRAGYPYVTFNGSEGFPTRTNDATTELYSYATRDDHLILHWHEREDENRLGHSYLSLNANGHSDQQISEDHSGGSNYFKYNGVQYHNNRTNLRLKDRSPFQEPGTSQTSSLYDNQKDTYLVPRLEKAKHTNLTDIDWQNNHPVSDGQNGYNQSDNSQLGTSTYVDKDIRIPECRNLATVIPKARKYSKRKIIIMIVVILLLLVAIASVVAVLLITKRTEDHDVCSDRDECQSKCLKYPDVSNGHVSSTEEVYSSSMVNISCNKGFRIDGNDTAICLDSGTWSHVATCEPVDCGKYLPPDHVLILESGQETKFNTSLSLTCDTGFQLAEHSNSFVWCNGDGHWSGNPKCENLVDLFINPSVFLIGETSQLTCEFRKAEWRKVVFRRASWNKGSVTIATIENNIVSYNRTTSNDKIKIKDSFTHDSGKVTITFETVQCSDAFEIPGDINFTCEVHMKDNLHVFHAERFIRIQGKPGAPILTISPHVVEGEDTTRSLFVCEMLFAKPNGKVIIESDYGGTYTTLLSSVNGEYETDAAWIEDIKTALKNCWYRMVVIFGLKRVSMKWHRKHIRCITKPSNSSSFDQIDIPPDNGVVKVLPERICQGQDLVLYPYNCGLYVECDKDDSYDSVLDVFACGNDHCYHVNTGGCSQCSLGIGCSVTDIYFRDGGSSEIGSALTIVCIVEDFKNLTDIKITRGNGEMVSSISTGDNIKGISTVPEMSHRNSTGGMLSVHISYLLCDDEATYRCFPEGGGKYSDDVIDLNMNC, translated from the exons ATGGATTTAAGATCAACTTTGGAGAAGGATTCAATTGAattaaatcagaaaaatttgTTCAGTGACTCCAAAAATGTTATACATGAACATCCGAAAATTGATAACATTCAGTGGAGTATAGCGAACGAGCATTTACGCGCATCTGGTAATACGGAACATTATACAACTATTAAAGACACGCTAAATGAAGATATCAGGCCTAGGGACTCTACTGAAATTGGCGACAGGACACTTGATATAAGCCAAAGGGCTGGGTATCCGTATGTGACTTTCAATGGGAGTGAAGGATTTCCTACCCGCACGAATGATGCTACAACTGAATTATATTCATACGCAACCAGAGATGATCATCTTATCCTACACTGGCATGAAAGAGAAGACGAAAACAGATTAGGCCACTCATATCTATCTCTAAATGCAAACGGCCATAGTGATCAGCAGATATCAGAAGATCACAGTGGAGGtagcaattattttaaatataatggaGTTCAGTACCATAACAACAGAACAAATCTTAGATTAAAAGATCGGTCTCCTTTTCAAGAGCCGGGTACCAGTCAAACTTCGAGTCTGTATGACAATCAAAAAGATACCTACCTGGTTCCTCGTCTGGAGAAGGCAAAACATACGAACTTGACTGATATAGATTGGCAGAATAACCACCCTGTATCTGATGGTCAGAATGGCTACAACCAATCTGATAACTCTCAACTTGGCACAAGTACCTATGTTGATAAAGATATTAGG atTCCTGAATGTAGGAATTTGGCTACGGTTATACCGAAAGCAAGAAAGTACAGTAAAAGGAAAATCATCATAATGATTGTAGTAATTCTGCTACTGCTGGTTGCTATTGCTTCTGTGGTTGCTGTACTTTTGATCACCAAACGAACAG AAGACCACGACGTTTGTAGTGACCGGGATGAATGtcaatcaaaatgtttaaaatacccAGATGTTTCTAATGGTCATGTCAGTTCTACTGAAGAAGTTTATTCTTCATCAATGGTTAATATATCTTGCAATAAAGGTTTTAGAATAGATGGAAATGACACAGCTATATGTTTGGACAGCGGGACTTGGAGCCATGTTGCTACATGTGAACCAGTTGATTGTGGTAAATACCTACCACCGGATCATGTGCTCATATTAGAATCTGGACAAGAGACAAAATTCAACACTTCATTAAGTCTAACATGCGACACTGGATTCCAACTTGCTGAGCATAGCAACAGTTTTGTTTGGTGTAATGGAGACGGACATTGGAGCGGAAATCCTAAATGCGAAAATCTAG TTGATTTATTTATAAATCCAAGCGTCTTTCTGATCGGTGAAACATCCCAACTTACTTGTGAATTTCGAAAAGCTGAATGGAGGAAAGTTGTGTTTAGAAGAGCTAGTTGGAATAAAGGTTCAGTTACAATAGCAACAATAGAAAATAACATAGTTTCATACAATCGGACTACATCTAATGACAAAATCAAGATCAAAGACAGTTTTACTCATGATTCGGGTAAAGTTACCATAACATTTGAAACTGTCCAGTGTTCCGATGCGTTTGAAATACCTGGAGATATCAACTTCACATGTGAGGTTCACATGAAGGATAATTTGCATGTGTTTCATGCCGAAAGATTTATTAGAATACAAG GTAAGCCTGGTGCTCCAATATTAACTATATCTCCGCACGTTGTCGAAGGAGAAGACACAACAAGATCTCTGTTCGTATGTGAAATGCTTTTTGCGAAACCGAATGGTAAAGTGATCATTGAAAGTGACTATGGCGGTACATATACAACATTGTTATCGTCTGTGAATGGTGAATACGAAACTGATGCGGCTTGGATTGAAGACATAAAGACCGCTCTGAAAAACTGTTGGTACAGGATGGTAGTTATTTTTGGCTTGAAAAGAGTTTCAATGAAATGGCATCGGAAACACATTAGATGCATTACAAAGCCTTCTAATTCTAGTTCATTTGATCAGATAGATATCCCACCTGACAACGGCGTTGTTAAAGTTCTACCAG AAAGAATCTGCCAGGGTCAAGATCTTGTCTTATACCCTTATAACTGTGGTTTGTATGTTGAATGCGATAAAGATGACAGTTATGATTCTGTATTGGACGTGTTTGCATGTGGAAACGACCATTGTTACCATGTTAACACCGGAGGATGCAGCCAATGTTCTCTTGGAATCGGTTGTTCGGTTACAG ACATATACTTCAGAGACGGGGGCTCAAGCGAAATAGGGTCAGCATTAACTATCGTGTGTATTGTTGAAGATTTTAAAAACCTTACGGATATAAAAATTACAAGAGGAAATGGAGAGATGGTTTCGTCAATAAGCACAGGTGACAATATAAAGGGCATTAGCACTGTTCCAGAGATGAGTCACCGTAACAGTACCGGCGGCATGCTTTCAGTACACATAAGCTACCTTTTGTGTGATGATGAAGCTACATACCGCTGTTTTCCAGAAGGAGGTGGAAAATATTCGGATGATGTTATTGATCTCAATATGAATTGTTAA